In Ammospiza caudacuta isolate bAmmCau1 chromosome 2, bAmmCau1.pri, whole genome shotgun sequence, a genomic segment contains:
- the CCDC70 gene encoding LOW QUALITY PROTEIN: coiled-coil domain-containing protein 70 (The sequence of the model RefSeq protein was modified relative to this genomic sequence to represent the inferred CDS: inserted 2 bases in 2 codons; substituted 4 bases at 4 genomic stop codons), whose translation FNQXWKENLVFQEDSQNFRQKEQSFHIENNAYYXENLSVHRQNKVLWEKNKTLQRKHRDSSEETKNLEKQQKACQQNKALREEIKSLRGYEXAFALKEKALHNEILAFXEKHKAFKDQLRALQEDNKAIQVEEKAVCEEKFSSLSEQKFALQEGNMPLQXKKKALGGXEKALQEQHRDLYEWNKILQEREQCNISEEPGALGDFAAGLKSLEKTVFFVVAQTSASNGRKEASSSLLGLVQRSCGSAEAWMLVFQTPEA comes from the exons TTTAACC ACTGGAAGGAGAATCTGGTCTTTCAAGAAGACAGTCAAAATTTTCGGCAAAAAGAACAAAGTTTTCATATTGAGAACAATGCCTACTATTAGGAGAATCTAAGTGTCCACAGACAGAACAAAGTCCTTTGGGAGAAGAATAAAACCCTTCAAAGGAAGCATAGGGACTCTTCAGAGGAAACAAAGAACCTTGAGAAACAGCAAAAGGCTTGCCAACAAAATAAAGCCCTCAGAGAAGAGATTAAGTCTCTCAGAGGATATGAATGAGCATTTGCATTGAAGGAAAAAGCTCTTCACAATGAGATTTTAGCTTTCTGAGAAAAACACAAAGCCTTCAAGGACCAGCTTAGAGCTCTTCAAGAGGACAACAAAGCCATTCAGgtggaggaaaaagctgtttgtGAAGAAAAATTCTCCTCTCTCAGTGAGCAGAAATTTGCTCTGCAAGAAGGGAATATGCCCCTTC ATAAGAAAAAGGCCCTAGGAGGTTAGGAGAAAGCTCTCCAAGAACAGCACAGAGACCTCTATGAATGGAATAAGATACTTCAAGAGAGGGAACAATGTAATATAAGTGAAGAACCAGGTGCTTTGGGAGATTTTGCAGCAGGACTGAAGAGTTTAgaaaaaacagtattttttgttGTCGCCCAAACATCAGCAAGTAATGGACGAAAAGAGGCATCAAGCAGCCTGTTAGGCTTAGTGCAGAGGTCTTGCGGAAGTGCTGAAGCATGGATGTTGGTATTTCAGACCCCTGAAGCCTAG